In a genomic window of Erigeron canadensis isolate Cc75 chromosome 5, C_canadensis_v1, whole genome shotgun sequence:
- the LOC122599278 gene encoding glutamate receptor 2.8-like: MLTMKYQGRFYLLVFFVFFLGVLVKASAGYKFGHRRRSIQERVNINGHADVCADIIGPNWNITKEGKSPCKTLVVWVPKKPGFTEFVKVNEQNEVEGGFSIAIFCYALQKLPFNIQPIFKPFINDTGQMNGTYDELLKHIKGQTCEAVAGDVTIRGQRTQYVSFTAPYLSSELYMLVDATHEWNQTLGTFLRPFTNRLWITLVCACVLIGITLAILEYRAGNPKFARPFYKQLIMVMWFPISSFFFHEGKILNKCSKVVLVTWLCMIFIVVQIFTATLSSWLTLDQLRPKLPSSFQNVGYQGGSFIKQHIIEQYQCKVQSLSGYEDYKNALSDGSVNAVFDELPYIDLFLSKYGSDDYMKHGPIILESGIAFAFAHRSPLLQIFSEAVINVTESETMMEMKRRYLGISALDKSQPNRALPQSLDVQSFIGLFIFMGIVMIGSIIASEISLFERNNKVQDQDEEEEEPKELALIYVNK; this comes from the exons ATGTTAACAATGAAGTACCAAGGTCGTTTCTATCTCCtggtgttttttgttttctttcttggtGTGTTGGTAAAGGCCTCCGCCGGATATAAATTTGGCCATAGAAGACGCTCTATCCAAGAGCGAGTTAATATCAACGGTCATGCAGATGTTTGTGCAG ACATTATAGGGCCAAACTGGAACATTACAAAGGAAGGGAAAAGTCCATGCAAAACATTAGTTGTGTGGGTTCCAAAAAAACCAGGCTTTACTGAGTTTGTTAAAGTTAATGAGCAAAATGAAGTTGAAGGAGGATTCTCCATAGCAATATTTTGCTATGCGTTGCAGAAATTACCCTTTAACATTCAACCGATTTTCAAACCCTTCATCAATGACACAGGGCAGATGAATGGCACCTATGATGAACTGTTAAAACACATTAAAGGCCAG acttgcGAGGCCGTGGCAGGTGATGTCACAATAAGGGGACAGAGAACTCAGTATGTTTCATTTACAGCACCATATCTTAGCTCTGAACTTTACATGCTTGTGGACGCTACACATGAGTGGAATCAAACCTTGGGGACCTTCTTAAGGCCATTTACCAACAGACTATGGATCACACTAGTCTGTGCATGCGTCTTAATTGGAATCACGCTTGCCATTTTAGAATACCGGGCTGGGAACCCCAAATTTGCTCGCCCGTTCTATAAGCAACTCATCATGGTCATGTGGTTTCCTATTTCGAGTTTCTTTTTCCATGAAG GAAAGATACTCAACAAATGCTCTAAAGTGGTTCTAGTTACGTGGCTTTGTATGATATTCATAGTAGTCCAAATTTTTACAGCGACTTTATCCTCATGGTTGACACTAGATCAACTGCGTCCGAAATTGCCCTCAAGCTTTCAAAACGTAGGATATCAAGGCGGGTCCTTTATTAAACAACATATTATTGAACAATACCAATGTAAAGTACAATCTCTCAGTGGTTACGAAGATTACAAAAATGCACTATCCGACGGTAGCGTAAATGCTGTATTTGATGAGCTCCCGTACATTGATCTCTTCCTTTCCAAGTATGGGTCTGATGATTACATGAAACATGGACCCATAATTCTGGAATCTGGAATTGCATTT GCGTTTGCTCATAGATCACCTTTGTTACAAATCTTTTCTGAGGCAGTTATCAATGTCACTGAAAGCGAAACTATGATGGAAATGAAGAGAAGATATCTTGGAATATCCGCTCTTGATAAATCACAACCTAATCGTGCTCTTCCACAAAGTCTCGATGTTCAAAGTTTTATCGGATTGTTCATATTCATGGGAATTGTGATGATAGGTTCTATTATTGCATCAGAAATTTCCCTCTTTGAAAGGAATAAtaaagtccaagaccaagatgaagaagaagaagagccgAAAGAACTAGCTCTGATATATGTTAACAAGTAA
- the LOC122601071 gene encoding diacylglycerol kinase 4-like, whose protein sequence is MAKVFDLNSVKPHEFVEYGLGCLKKFAALGDNCAKETRERLRVVVAGGDGTVGWVLGCLGELHKQGRNPIPPTAIIPLGTGNDLSRSFGWGGSFPLSWRAAIKRTLVKATYSPTSRLDSWNLSISMPSDVTLDTPHSLKQTEEVALDQDIDVLGKLPEKVSCYQGVLF, encoded by the exons ATGGCTAAG GTATTTGACCTTAATAGTGTGAAGCCACATGAGTTTGTTGAGTACGGGCTGGGTTGCTTGAAGAAGTTTGCTGCTCTTGGCGACAATTGTGCAAAAGAAACTCGCGAAAGATTGAGGGTTGTG GTTGCAGGAGGTGATGGAACCGTTGGTTGGGTTCTTGGATGCCTTGGAGAGCTTCACAAACAGGGAAGAAACCCCATACCGCCAACAGCAATTATACCTCTTGGTACAGGAAATGACTTGTCCAGGAGTTTTGGTTGG GGTGGTTCTTTTCCTTTATCCTGGAGAGCAGCTATTAAAAGAACTCTTGTTAAGGCCACTTATTCTCCAACTAGCCGTCTTGATAG TTGGAATCTTTCGATATCCATGCCGTCTGATGTAACTTTGGATACCCCTCATTCTTTGAAGCAAACAGAGGAGGTTGCTCTTGATCAG GATATAGATGTTTTGGGGAAGTTACCCGAGAAAGTTTCCTGCTATCAAGGAGTGTTATTTTAG